The Selenihalanaerobacter shriftii genome includes a window with the following:
- a CDS encoding cobalamin B12-binding domain-containing protein has translation MKKDLINAVADLEEEKALTLVREKIENDITPLEIVEQCQLGVEIVGKRYSDRTYFLSDLIMSEEILRCVMEILAPYFPKEHGDDGEIDIVMGTIEGDIHDLGKNLVIYLLKSVGINVYDLGVDVKPEEFVKGLEETGASVLGISVLLTFTINEVKKVIDLISESDLRDEVTIIIGGYPVNQNIKEYTGADYFETDANNAVELVKDILEENF, from the coding sequence ATGAAAAAAGACTTAATTAATGCAGTTGCTGATTTAGAGGAAGAGAAAGCACTAACATTAGTTAGAGAGAAAATTGAAAATGATATAACACCTCTAGAAATTGTAGAGCAATGCCAATTGGGAGTAGAAATTGTAGGTAAAAGATATAGTGATAGAACTTACTTTTTATCAGACTTAATAATGTCAGAAGAGATATTAAGATGTGTAATGGAGATTTTAGCACCATATTTTCCTAAGGAGCATGGTGATGATGGTGAAATTGATATTGTTATGGGAACCATTGAAGGAGATATTCATGATTTAGGAAAGAATCTTGTTATTTATTTGTTAAAATCAGTTGGAATTAATGTTTATGATTTAGGTGTAGATGTTAAACCAGAAGAATTTGTCAAAGGATTAGAAGAGACTGGAGCATCTGTTCTTGGTATTTCCGTACTTTTAACATTTACAATTAATGAGGTAAAAAAAGTTATTGATTTAATAAGTGAATCAGATCTAAGAGATGAAGTCACAATTATTATAGGTGGATATCCTGTCAATCAGAATATTAAAGAGTATACAGGAGCAGATTATTTTGAAACTGATGCTAATAATGCTGTTGAATTAGTTAAAGATATACTAGAAGAGAATTTCTAA